The following coding sequences lie in one Porphyromonas asaccharolytica DSM 20707 genomic window:
- a CDS encoding acetate/propionate family kinase produces the protein MIVLVLNCGSSSVKYSLYDMPEARILASGGIEKLGLPDSFIKFKTTDGKKVQIDRPLPEHTVAVEFILEILTKSEYAVLDSVDQIEAVGHRLVHGGEAINKSVLINDEVIEQVKRVSDLAPLHNPPSLKGIDAITKLLPKVQQVAVFDTAFHQTMPAYTYMYALPYEYYEKYGVRRYGFHGTSHRYISHRACEILGKDFDKTRIITCHIGNGASIAAVCNGKVLDTSMGLTPTDGLMMGTRCGSIDPGIVPFIMEHEKMTPSDFSTMVNKKSGVLGISGVSSDMRDVEQAAEAGNERAKLALEMYRYRIKKYIGAYAAAMGGVDVIVFTGGVGENDQTTRESVVSGLEFMGVEFDSAVNRSSRGEEKVLSKPSSRVTVICVPTDEELMIARDTMDLVK, from the coding sequence ATGATCGTACTAGTCCTTAACTGTGGCAGCTCGTCTGTCAAGTATTCACTATATGATATGCCCGAGGCTCGTATCCTAGCTTCAGGCGGTATTGAGAAGCTCGGCCTGCCCGACTCTTTCATCAAGTTCAAGACGACCGATGGCAAGAAGGTACAGATAGACCGTCCGCTACCTGAGCACACGGTAGCTGTCGAGTTTATCCTCGAGATCCTGACGAAGTCTGAGTACGCGGTCCTCGACAGTGTAGACCAGATCGAGGCTGTGGGTCACCGTCTCGTACATGGTGGTGAGGCAATCAATAAGAGCGTCCTCATCAATGACGAGGTGATCGAGCAGGTGAAGCGTGTCTCTGACCTCGCTCCACTACACAACCCACCCTCACTGAAGGGTATCGATGCTATCACGAAGCTCCTCCCGAAGGTGCAGCAGGTAGCTGTCTTTGATACAGCCTTCCACCAGACGATGCCCGCATACACCTATATGTATGCGCTACCCTACGAGTACTATGAGAAGTACGGGGTACGTCGCTACGGCTTCCACGGCACGAGCCACCGCTACATCAGCCATCGTGCTTGCGAGATCCTTGGTAAGGACTTTGACAAGACACGCATCATCACCTGCCACATCGGCAATGGTGCTTCGATCGCAGCCGTATGCAATGGCAAGGTACTCGACACTTCTATGGGCTTGACCCCTACGGATGGTCTGATGATGGGAACTCGCTGTGGAAGCATCGACCCAGGTATCGTGCCCTTTATCATGGAGCATGAGAAGATGACCCCGAGCGACTTCTCGACGATGGTCAATAAGAAGAGCGGTGTACTCGGTATCAGCGGTGTCTCCTCCGATATGCGTGACGTAGAGCAGGCAGCCGAGGCTGGTAACGAGCGCGCTAAGCTTGCGCTCGAGATGTATCGCTATCGTATCAAGAAGTACATCGGAGCCTACGCAGCTGCTATGGGCGGTGTCGATGTAATCGTCTTCACGGGCGGTGTCGGCGAGAACGACCAGACAACTCGTGAGTCGGTAGTCTCTGGACTAGAGTTTATGGGCGTAGAGTTTGACTCAGCAGTCAATCGCTCTAGCCGTGGCGAGGAGAAGGTACTCTCTAAGCCCTCTAGCCGTGTGACTGTCATCTGCGTCCCCACCGACGAGGAGCTGATGATAGCACGCGACACGATGGATCTCGTCAAGTAA
- the pta gene encoding phosphate acetyltransferase, giving the protein MELLQKNVQRAKANKQRIVLPEGLEPRTLQAADRIIADGIAHIILLGNPAEIQAKAAELGLKHIDQAEIIDPQNHARREAYRDLLMELRKAKGMTREQADELVVNPLYLACLMIKSGDADGEVAGAHNTTGNVLRPALQLIKTRPGLKVVSGAFLIFSPLKEYGENGFFIFADCAVTPNPDSNELAQIAIASADTARSIGDMEPRIALLSYSTKGSAKSEMIDKVTEAYKIAKEMAPDLLIDGELQADAAIVSKIAELKAPESPVAGKANVLVFPNLEVGNVAYKLVERLGRATAVGPILQGMAAPVNDLSRGCSVDDVYNVITITCNQAIAAKK; this is encoded by the coding sequence ATGGAACTACTTCAAAAGAACGTACAGCGCGCTAAGGCTAACAAGCAGCGCATTGTACTCCCCGAGGGTCTCGAGCCTCGCACCCTCCAAGCTGCTGATCGCATTATCGCTGACGGCATCGCTCACATCATCCTCCTAGGTAACCCCGCCGAGATTCAGGCTAAGGCTGCTGAGCTAGGGCTTAAGCATATTGACCAGGCTGAGATCATCGACCCACAAAATCACGCACGTCGTGAGGCTTATCGCGATCTCCTGATGGAGCTGCGCAAGGCTAAGGGTATGACCCGTGAGCAGGCTGACGAGCTAGTTGTCAATCCGCTTTACCTCGCTTGCTTGATGATCAAGTCTGGCGACGCTGACGGTGAGGTAGCTGGTGCACACAACACGACGGGCAACGTGCTCCGTCCCGCACTCCAGCTCATCAAGACACGCCCAGGACTCAAGGTGGTCAGTGGCGCATTCCTCATCTTCTCTCCGCTCAAGGAGTATGGCGAGAACGGCTTCTTCATCTTTGCAGATTGCGCCGTCACACCCAATCCTGACAGCAACGAGCTAGCACAGATCGCTATCGCTTCTGCCGATACGGCTCGTAGCATCGGCGACATGGAGCCACGCATTGCCCTCCTGAGCTATTCAACAAAGGGCTCTGCCAAGAGCGAGATGATCGACAAGGTTACGGAGGCTTACAAGATCGCTAAGGAGATGGCTCCTGACCTACTCATCGATGGTGAGCTACAGGCAGACGCAGCTATCGTGAGCAAGATCGCTGAGCTCAAGGCTCCTGAGAGCCCTGTAGCTGGTAAGGCAAACGTCCTCGTCTTCCCGAACCTAGAGGTGGGCAACGTAGCCTACAAGCTCGTCGAGCGTCTCGGTCGTGCTACCGCTGTCGGTCCTATCCTACAGGGTATGGCTGCTCCAGTCAATGACCTCAGCCGCGGCTGCTCCGTAGACGATGTCTACAACGTGATCACGATCACTTGCAACCAGGCTATCGCAGCTAAGAAGTAA
- a CDS encoding DUF2284 domain-containing protein, translating into MSEPAYRIEGTLRQLPLDEYMAGYFDPDRFFALCEHCPTYLTNWSCPPFTYDVREALARYRYAHILVHRVTPDEQSWAACLPDEVGDYCFRLMGAVRDRIDPLLYQLERQHTGSRLFTAGRCRLCQPQACTRSAGDPCRHPDQMRSSLESWGFDLSGTTERLAGIPMVWGEEGHPPRYLTMVSALLSAEPVPERDFEKLEIRG; encoded by the coding sequence ATGTCTGAGCCTGCTTATCGTATCGAGGGAACGCTCCGTCAGCTACCTCTAGATGAGTATATGGCGGGGTACTTCGACCCTGATCGCTTTTTCGCACTGTGTGAGCATTGTCCCACTTACTTGACCAATTGGTCTTGCCCGCCCTTTACTTATGATGTGCGTGAGGCACTAGCACGCTACCGCTATGCGCATATCCTCGTGCATCGTGTCACGCCCGATGAACAGTCGTGGGCGGCGTGTCTGCCTGACGAGGTGGGGGACTACTGCTTTCGCCTGATGGGTGCCGTGCGGGATCGTATCGACCCGCTCCTCTATCAGCTAGAGCGGCAACATACGGGGAGTCGGCTCTTTACGGCTGGTCGCTGTCGGCTCTGCCAGCCACAAGCCTGCACACGCAGTGCCGGCGATCCTTGCCGTCATCCCGACCAGATGCGCTCGTCGCTCGAGTCGTGGGGCTTCGACCTGAGTGGCACCACAGAGCGACTAGCGGGTATCCCGATGGTGTGGGGCGAGGAGGGGCATCCGCCACGCTACCTCACGATGGTCTCGGCGCTCCTCTCGGCAGAGCCAGTTCCTGAGAGAGACTTTGAGAAGTTAGAGATTAGAGGTTAG
- a CDS encoding AMP-binding protein encodes MYPDNLIKAYEASFREHFRQPALSDYATGYTISYRDLALQIAHLHYVYKEIGIQRGDRIALMGADSVHWCVIFMATITYGAVIVPILQDFNVEDAKTIINHSEAKLLFIDDLILSKLNPEEDLPMVQTIFDIKKITWRYARSGMPYDYKRLLPFAPFVARFYPKGFRRTDIVYPEVDNDELVVINYTSGTTGFSKGVLITAGNLAGNALYAQKLDLMYSGEQIICFLPLAHTYSCAFNMLAALYIGVHTHILGKVPSPKILMKAFAEIRPVLIISVPLILEKIYKQSIVPVLERSSIKALLHIPLLRKLVYRVIRKKLTDGLGGNFREVIVGGAPLSKEVGLFLHRIGFPLTVGYGMTECAPLISYSNHRRWVPLSAGRALPHMEIRIEVPEDFDQPLAPGVGEIQVRGDNVCLGYNKLPEINKLLFTTDGWMRTGDLGRLDKRGNLFILGRSKTMILGANGQNIYPEEIEAKLNNLHFVSESLVYQKNGRLEALVYLDELAAKQAGVTIEEAWEQIKAQRKQLNAKLGSYEMVTKFVLQRTPFIKSPKRSIKRHLYKDGVEVTQMDR; translated from the coding sequence ATGTATCCAGACAATCTCATCAAGGCCTACGAGGCGAGCTTTAGAGAGCACTTCCGACAGCCAGCTCTCTCGGACTACGCCACCGGCTACACCATATCTTATCGCGACTTAGCGCTACAGATAGCGCACCTACACTACGTATATAAGGAGATCGGTATACAGCGCGGCGACCGCATCGCTCTGATGGGCGCTGACTCGGTCCACTGGTGCGTCATCTTTATGGCTACGATCACTTACGGTGCTGTGATCGTCCCCATACTGCAGGACTTCAACGTCGAAGACGCTAAGACGATCATCAATCATAGCGAGGCGAAGCTCCTCTTTATAGATGATCTCATCTTGTCGAAGCTCAATCCTGAGGAGGATCTCCCGATGGTGCAGACTATCTTCGACATCAAGAAGATCACGTGGCGCTATGCTCGCTCGGGGATGCCATACGACTATAAGCGGCTCCTTCCCTTTGCCCCCTTTGTGGCACGCTTTTATCCCAAGGGATTCCGTCGTACCGACATCGTCTACCCCGAGGTGGACAATGATGAGTTGGTCGTGATCAACTACACCTCAGGAACGACCGGCTTTAGCAAAGGGGTACTGATCACTGCGGGCAATCTTGCGGGCAATGCACTCTATGCGCAGAAGCTCGACCTCATGTATAGCGGCGAGCAGATCATCTGCTTCCTCCCGCTGGCACATACTTACAGCTGTGCCTTCAACATGCTCGCAGCCCTTTACATAGGCGTCCATACGCATATTCTAGGCAAGGTCCCTTCGCCCAAGATCTTGATGAAAGCCTTTGCCGAGATACGCCCCGTGCTGATCATCTCCGTGCCACTCATCTTGGAGAAGATCTACAAGCAGTCTATCGTGCCCGTCTTAGAGCGCTCCTCTATCAAGGCGCTCCTACATATTCCGCTCTTACGCAAGTTGGTCTACCGAGTGATCCGCAAGAAGCTCACCGATGGACTCGGGGGCAACTTCCGCGAGGTGATCGTCGGTGGGGCACCGCTCTCCAAGGAGGTGGGACTCTTCCTACATCGTATCGGCTTCCCGCTCACTGTCGGTTACGGCATGACCGAGTGCGCTCCGCTCATCTCTTACAGCAACCATCGCCGCTGGGTGCCACTCTCTGCGGGACGCGCTCTGCCACATATGGAGATACGCATCGAGGTGCCAGAAGACTTTGACCAGCCTCTAGCTCCAGGTGTCGGCGAGATACAGGTGCGTGGTGACAACGTCTGCCTCGGCTATAACAAGCTCCCCGAGATCAATAAGCTCCTCTTCACCACCGACGGCTGGATGCGTACGGGTGACCTAGGGCGTCTAGACAAGCGGGGCAATCTCTTCATCCTCGGTCGCTCCAAGACGATGATCCTAGGGGCTAATGGGCAAAACATCTACCCCGAGGAGATCGAAGCTAAGCTCAATAACCTACATTTTGTTTCTGAGAGTCTAGTCTATCAGAAGAATGGTCGTCTCGAGGCGCTCGTTTATCTTGACGAACTGGCAGCCAAGCAGGCGGGGGTGACTATCGAAGAGGCTTGGGAGCAGATCAAAGCTCAGCGTAAGCAGCTCAATGCTAAGCTTGGCTCCTACGAGATGGTGACTAAGTTCGTCCTCCAGAGGACCCCCTTCATCAAGTCGCCCAAGCGTAGCATCAAGAGACACCTATATAAGGATGGCGTTGAGGTGACACAGATGGATAGATAG
- a CDS encoding 4-phosphoerythronate dehydrogenase, producing MSLRIVVDSSIPYMADGMPLGVEAHYLPSGEITAEAVADADALMIRSVTHCDRTLLEGSAVRLITSATAGFDHIDTEYCREAGIRWYNAPGCNAASVAQYVLTAISRIALEQELAPKDITLGIIGTGHTGGRVYQRAKALGVRTLLYDPPLVTAYDEHPDWQSYLEELDRNGLPRPYLAEDMSALRDSYVDLDTLLASATMITCHVPLTKGGAYPTYHLVDDAFLRNAQQRPWLINACRGAVVDTPALVRALEDKAVAGAVIDCWEGEPRIAQTLLDRVFIGTPHIAGFSVHGKAQGAVQSLRHLCDFFDLSDERIALAHPRSLAEPYLDLTGCEPWQTPWRAMIHTLDLPAIMSRLVASPDTFEQQRVHYQHPYEPRDYTVRGVPASVRPALTALGFAIASN from the coding sequence ATGTCCCTGCGAATAGTTGTAGATAGTTCTATCCCATACATGGCCGACGGCATGCCCCTCGGGGTCGAGGCGCATTACCTGCCGAGTGGAGAGATAACGGCCGAAGCGGTTGCCGATGCCGATGCCCTGATGATCCGTAGCGTGACGCATTGCGACCGTACGCTCCTGGAGGGGAGTGCGGTACGTCTGATCACCTCAGCGACAGCGGGCTTTGACCACATAGATACCGAGTACTGCCGTGAGGCGGGCATTCGCTGGTACAATGCTCCTGGGTGCAATGCTGCCTCTGTAGCGCAGTATGTCCTGACGGCTATCTCTCGTATCGCACTAGAGCAGGAATTGGCTCCTAAGGATATAACCCTCGGGATCATTGGCACGGGACATACCGGCGGACGGGTCTATCAGCGTGCCAAAGCGCTCGGCGTGCGGACGCTCCTCTACGATCCGCCTCTCGTGACGGCTTACGATGAGCACCCTGACTGGCAGAGCTATCTGGAGGAGCTGGATCGCAATGGACTACCTCGTCCTTACCTCGCGGAAGATATGTCGGCGCTACGAGATAGCTATGTAGACCTAGACACGCTCCTCGCCTCGGCTACGATGATCACCTGTCACGTGCCTCTGACGAAGGGGGGCGCATACCCTACTTATCACTTAGTCGATGACGCTTTCTTGAGAAATGCTCAGCAACGACCTTGGTTGATCAATGCTTGTCGTGGAGCTGTCGTCGACACCCCCGCACTGGTACGAGCCCTTGAAGACAAGGCGGTCGCAGGAGCCGTGATCGACTGCTGGGAGGGCGAGCCACGCATAGCACAGACACTACTAGATCGTGTCTTCATCGGCACACCCCACATTGCGGGCTTCTCGGTGCATGGCAAGGCGCAAGGCGCGGTGCAGAGCCTGCGCCACCTGTGCGACTTCTTTGATCTCAGTGACGAGCGGATAGCTCTGGCGCACCCTCGCTCCTTGGCGGAGCCATACCTAGACCTCACGGGGTGCGAACCGTGGCAGACCCCTTGGCGTGCGATGATTCACACGCTCGACTTGCCAGCTATTATGAGTCGACTGGTGGCTAGTCCCGACACATTCGAGCAGCAGCGTGTCCACTACCAGCACCCCTACGAGCCACGCGACTACACTGTGCGAGGTGTCCCCGCCTCTGTGCGTCCTGCACTGACGGCTCTTGGCTTTGCTATCGCCAGCAACTAA
- the kbl gene encoding glycine C-acetyltransferase, with translation MYKELKNFLTKEIQDTKDAGLYKEERIIITPQTAAIKVEGGKDVLNFCANNYLGLSDNPRLIKAAKAMMDSHGYGMSSVRFICGTQDIHKQLEKAIAHYFHTEDAILYAACFDANGGVFEPLFGPEDAIISDSLNHASIIDGVRLCKAKRYRYANANMEELEKCLQEAQEQRFRIIVTDGVFSMDGNVAPMDKICDLADKYDALVMVDECHSAGVVGKTGRGVAEAFDCFDRIDIHTGTLGKAFGGAVGGFTAGPKEIVEILRQRSRPYLFSNSLPPAVVGAGIEVFKMLEEDDSLHTKLMDNVNYFRDKMLAAGFDIKPTQSAICAVMLYDAPLSQRYAARLLEEGIYVTGFYYPVVPKGEARIRVQLSAAHEREHLDKAIAAFIKIGKELGVIK, from the coding sequence ATGTACAAAGAACTGAAGAACTTCCTCACCAAGGAGATCCAAGACACTAAGGATGCGGGTCTCTACAAGGAGGAGCGCATTATCATCACCCCTCAGACGGCCGCTATCAAGGTAGAGGGGGGCAAGGATGTCTTGAACTTCTGCGCTAACAACTATCTAGGTCTCTCCGATAATCCTCGCCTCATCAAGGCTGCCAAGGCTATGATGGATTCGCACGGATACGGCATGAGTAGCGTACGCTTCATCTGCGGTACGCAAGATATCCACAAGCAGCTCGAGAAGGCTATCGCACACTACTTCCACACGGAGGACGCGATCCTCTATGCTGCTTGCTTTGATGCCAACGGCGGTGTCTTCGAGCCGCTCTTTGGACCAGAGGACGCTATCATCAGCGACTCACTGAACCACGCCTCGATCATCGATGGTGTACGTCTCTGCAAGGCTAAGCGTTATCGCTACGCCAACGCCAATATGGAGGAGCTAGAGAAGTGCCTTCAGGAGGCTCAGGAGCAGCGCTTCCGCATCATCGTCACGGACGGTGTCTTCAGTATGGATGGCAACGTAGCTCCTATGGACAAGATCTGCGATCTCGCTGACAAGTATGACGCTCTCGTAATGGTCGATGAGTGCCACTCGGCTGGTGTAGTCGGTAAGACGGGTCGTGGTGTCGCTGAGGCTTTCGACTGCTTCGATCGTATCGATATCCACACGGGTACGCTCGGTAAGGCATTCGGTGGTGCTGTCGGTGGCTTTACAGCTGGTCCTAAGGAGATCGTCGAGATACTACGTCAGCGCTCTAGACCTTATCTCTTCTCTAACTCACTGCCCCCCGCAGTGGTCGGCGCTGGTATCGAGGTCTTCAAGATGCTGGAGGAGGATGACTCACTACACACGAAGCTGATGGATAATGTCAACTACTTCCGCGATAAGATGCTCGCAGCTGGCTTTGACATCAAGCCTACACAGAGCGCTATCTGTGCGGTGATGCTCTACGACGCTCCTCTATCTCAGCGCTACGCTGCTCGTCTTCTCGAGGAGGGTATCTATGTAACTGGCTTCTACTATCCAGTCGTTCCGAAGGGCGAGGCTCGTATCCGTGTACAGCTCTCAGCAGCTCATGAGCGCGAGCATCTCGACAAGGCGATCGCTGCCTTTATCAAGATTGGTAAGGAGCTGGGCGTGATCAAGTAA
- a CDS encoding DUF5606 domain-containing protein: MLKEILSISGKPGLFKLLTHTKNSIIVEDLETKRRIPAYASDRVVSLGDISIYTTTEEAPLREILQTLLDKYEGKPVDLKGVSGKEAYFDLFAEVLPEYDRQRVHDNDIKKIFRWYNILVETGHTDFSEPAPEETSEEAPTEE; the protein is encoded by the coding sequence ATGCTCAAAGAAATCTTATCCATCTCAGGCAAGCCAGGACTCTTTAAGCTCCTGACGCACACTAAGAATAGTATCATCGTCGAGGATCTAGAGACGAAGCGTCGCATCCCTGCGTACGCCTCCGATCGTGTCGTATCTCTAGGCGATATATCGATCTATACGACTACTGAAGAGGCTCCTCTGCGAGAGATCTTGCAGACGCTGCTCGACAAGTACGAGGGCAAACCAGTTGACCTCAAGGGAGTCAGCGGCAAGGAGGCTTACTTCGACCTCTTTGCGGAGGTACTTCCCGAGTACGATCGTCAGCGTGTCCACGACAACGATATCAAGAAGATCTTTCGCTGGTACAATATCCTCGTAGAGACGGGACATACCGACTTCTCCGAGCCTGCACCTGAGGAGACCAGTGAGGAGGCTCCCACAGAGGAGTAA
- a CDS encoding Ig-like domain-containing protein translates to MKRTICYLLLLLPLLTLVSCDDDPVEQKVETLVITPAEATMTIGESLQLQVTQQPNLNKPVAFRSLNTELATVSDKGVVTAVAKGETTILAEVDGVSAQCKITIKEPAPKGDFAIDILRVTATNIYIKVTPKDPEMLYSVNAGTREGYDRILANLQSQPNANREWWKAVSGGEIGSAAYRATMARESFKGTKEFDLGEISGSDYPYPADHTIVVRIYGMDQDGYELTKVIELEQKTKPRTMLDFTFNVEALTPSDSWISALVRPSDMTKSYFYSIQSKRYVDFYRNPKPGNEVLDGIPAKEMMCYKLVQSEYQMDPMPDAFKVGELQINKETNAGLKPNTDYVLVLFGWDKDLGLTTDPAYFDFKTKPAEGE, encoded by the coding sequence ATGAAAAGAACAATCTGCTATCTGCTACTGCTTCTCCCGCTCCTGACGCTCGTCAGTTGTGATGATGATCCCGTAGAGCAAAAGGTCGAGACCTTGGTCATCACACCTGCTGAAGCTACCATGACCATCGGCGAGAGCTTACAGCTACAGGTGACACAACAACCGAACCTCAACAAGCCAGTCGCCTTCCGTAGCCTCAATACTGAGCTGGCGACTGTCTCTGACAAGGGTGTGGTCACAGCTGTTGCCAAGGGCGAGACGACTATCTTAGCTGAGGTGGATGGTGTCTCTGCTCAGTGCAAGATCACGATCAAGGAGCCAGCTCCCAAAGGGGACTTTGCCATAGACATCCTTAGGGTGACGGCGACTAACATCTACATTAAGGTGACGCCTAAAGATCCTGAAATGCTCTACTCTGTCAACGCTGGTACGCGAGAGGGTTACGATCGCATCCTCGCCAACCTACAGTCTCAGCCTAATGCCAATCGTGAGTGGTGGAAGGCTGTCTCTGGAGGTGAAATCGGAAGTGCGGCATACAGAGCGACTATGGCTCGTGAGTCCTTCAAGGGGACGAAAGAGTTTGACCTAGGAGAGATCTCAGGCTCAGACTATCCTTATCCGGCAGATCACACCATCGTCGTAAGAATCTATGGTATGGATCAGGACGGCTACGAGCTGACTAAGGTCATTGAGCTCGAGCAGAAGACGAAGCCTCGTACGATGCTGGACTTCACCTTCAATGTCGAGGCCCTCACACCTAGCGACTCTTGGATATCAGCATTGGTTCGTCCGTCTGATATGACGAAGTCTTATTTCTACTCTATACAGAGCAAGCGCTATGTAGACTTTTACCGTAATCCGAAGCCTGGAAACGAAGTCCTAGACGGTATCCCCGCTAAGGAGATGATGTGCTACAAGCTAGTGCAGAGCGAATACCAGATGGATCCTATGCCAGATGCTTTCAAGGTCGGTGAGCTACAGATCAATAAAGAGACTAATGCTGGTCTGAAACCCAATACAGACTATGTCTTAGTGCTATTCGGATGGGATAAGGATCTAGGACTGACGACTGATCCTGCTTACTTCGACTTTAAGACCAAGCCTGCAGAGGGCGAATAG
- the glyA gene encoding serine hydroxymethyltransferase has protein sequence MKRDQEIFDLIEQEHQRQQKGIELIASENFVSDQVMQAMGSCMTNKYAEGYPAKRYYGGCEVVDKSENLAIERVKKLFGAEYANVQPHSGAQANMAVLFTCLKPGDTFMGLNLDHGGHLSHGSPVNSSGILYNPIGYNLSKETGTVDYDEMEQLARQHKPKLIIAGGSAYCREWDYARFRKVADEIGAIFMVDMAHPAGLIAAGLLDNPVKYAHIVTSTTHKTLRGPRGGIILMGKDFENPWGLKTPKGVVKMMSQLLNSAVFPGIQGGPLEHVIAAKAVAFGEALDPSFKEYQKQVMKNAKALGEAFIKMGYNCISGGTDNHCLLIDLRSKYPDLTGKVAENALVRADITVNKNMVPFDSRSAFQTSGIRVGTPAITTRGVKEDKMPYIVELIDRVLRDPENEAEIAKVRKEVNEMMSPLPIFAW, from the coding sequence ATGAAAAGAGACCAAGAGATCTTTGATCTGATCGAACAGGAGCATCAGCGCCAGCAAAAGGGCATCGAGCTGATCGCCTCTGAGAACTTTGTCAGCGACCAGGTCATGCAAGCTATGGGTAGCTGTATGACCAATAAGTACGCTGAGGGATACCCCGCCAAGCGTTACTACGGCGGATGTGAGGTAGTCGATAAGTCTGAGAACCTAGCTATAGAGCGTGTCAAGAAGCTCTTTGGTGCGGAGTATGCCAACGTGCAGCCTCACTCAGGTGCTCAAGCTAATATGGCTGTCCTCTTCACCTGCCTCAAGCCTGGTGACACCTTTATGGGACTAAACCTAGACCACGGTGGTCACCTCTCACACGGTTCGCCTGTCAATAGCTCTGGTATCCTCTACAATCCTATAGGCTACAATCTGAGCAAGGAGACCGGTACGGTAGACTATGACGAGATGGAGCAACTAGCTCGCCAGCACAAGCCTAAGCTCATCATCGCTGGTGGATCAGCTTACTGCCGCGAGTGGGACTATGCACGCTTCCGCAAGGTAGCCGATGAGATCGGCGCTATCTTTATGGTCGATATGGCTCACCCTGCCGGACTAATCGCTGCTGGGCTGCTCGACAACCCTGTCAAGTATGCTCACATCGTCACCTCTACAACCCACAAGACCCTACGTGGTCCTCGTGGTGGTATCATCCTCATGGGTAAGGACTTTGAGAATCCTTGGGGTCTCAAGACGCCTAAGGGTGTTGTCAAGATGATGTCTCAGCTGCTTAACTCGGCTGTCTTCCCAGGCATCCAGGGTGGTCCACTAGAGCATGTCATCGCTGCTAAGGCTGTCGCCTTTGGTGAGGCTCTCGATCCTTCATTTAAGGAGTATCAGAAGCAGGTGATGAAGAACGCTAAGGCTCTTGGCGAGGCTTTCATCAAGATGGGCTACAACTGTATCTCTGGCGGTACAGACAATCACTGCCTACTCATCGACCTACGCTCTAAGTACCCTGATCTAACGGGTAAGGTGGCTGAGAACGCACTCGTACGTGCTGACATCACGGTCAATAAGAACATGGTACCCTTTGACTCACGCTCTGCATTCCAGACTTCTGGTATCCGTGTGGGCACGCCCGCTATCACAACGCGTGGTGTCAAGGAGGACAAGATGCCATACATCGTCGAGCTCATAGACCGCGTACTACGTGATCCTGAGAACGAGGCTGAGATAGCTAAGGTACGTAAGGAGGTCAACGAGATGATGTCTCCACTACCTATCTTCGCTTGGTAA